GAAATATTCATGCCATTTTTCAGTATGCTTTTAATGGAGCGACTAATGTTCGCGTCAGATGCATTCAGTGCGTCAATTTGCGGAGCTTGCGGTCGTCTCGCGAGTCGCGCCTGGTGCCACGCCTGTCGCTCTTCGGGTGCGGTCGCAGCTGTCGAAATGCCTTACGCCTGTAAATTACTCTTCCAGGAATTAGCTTCTATGAATATTGTACCTCGTTTAACGCTTAAGAGATATTgttgagaataaataaaagtatcaaaatatcttcattttattttaaaaatatgcccTATAACGTTAGATGAAGTTCAAAGTTTCGTATAATCGCTTCATACGTGCATTGTTGCACCaatcaaaaacttaaaatagcACATTCACCCTTATCATCacaattacaaacaaaaagtgGACCAATTGGTGGTCATGtgtctgatttttttatattatggctatagttttaactttattccaGTTTCATAGTTCCGTTTTTCTAGAATATTCAATTTGACAGTTTCAAAAATATGTGACATTATTATGTGTTATTAAGAGGCGGTAATCCTGTAATACAAGACTTTCAAAAACCCATGATTTAACATGACACAAAATGGTCACAGATTAGTCGAATCGACGATATGCATATACGACATAGCAtgcttctaattaattatcttCGCCTAGGTTATCCTAAAACTAGCTTGGAGGTAATATACATCGGAGGTTGACTTTGAacgctttataatatttatgtaaattgttttcttttaatatttatgtaattcaaGAATGcatacacatttttaaaatcgtgAATTGCGTTtctaaatctatttatttgaCACCCATTTGACGCTTCGACCCTGGGCTACTAATTACTatcaatttacttttatactgttcatgattaaaaaaacctaaaatttattatgcGCATGGCCAAAgggttttcaaatataaaagcgGTAATGGCATTATATAATGCACTTGTTAGGAGCCACTTGGAATGTAACTCTATGCTTTGGGCcccacaataaaataaatattctataatggTGGAgcgtattcaaaataaaaatacgagATATATTTACATGAGGTTGTATGGAGTGTAGCCATTTTACCCAGTAATGTATCTAACTTTGTTTGTCTTAGGTATGGTGGGATACAACAAGTTACAGGTAAGGAGGCACCATACtatcacattatattttttaaagtccttagatgtaaaatatataatgcggaATAATCATTCTCGGCGTGGTAAGCGATCGCAATTGCTGGCAGTGCCTCGGGCCCGTACGAACTTCAGAGAAGCACCATTTACGCGTGTCTTGCGCACCCTGCTTGTGAgacaaatgtttttattggctgaattcacaagcattgtattaattaaaattatgtagttATAAAGtggtttagattttaagtttttacttgatatgtttttagttttggtTTCTATTGTActagtattaagttactgtaaaaataggaaataaataaatttaatttaagaaaacctTATTAAACCTTTACTTCTAAAATACTCAAGTATGctaaaagtaaattatcaaTGTGATAGTTGTCGACCTTAATAGGATACGTAAAACACCTACTAACAAAATATGATGACAACACGTAATGTAATACGAAAACACGATGCTTGattcattaaaagtaaatagcatattatattagatttatttaaatgagtCTGCCTGTggacaaatttgaatttttttaatagtatggcaatagttttaactttatgccagaATTTTCATTTTAGTACGTTTTCAATTATATACGAAAACTGCAGATAAACGTTGCATTAAAACTTCctaattgaaatgaaaaacactttcaaaaaatatataaatttattggaaATTATATTACGATTTCAGAATTTTGAACATTTTCAATGAGGCCTtagttaatacaataaaacaaaacatcatAATTAGGAAAAATACATAGAAAAGTCCACTGTatgataaaaatctaaatgcaAAATATCCTATAGTAAACCAGACTATGACAAAGTTGGACGCAAATCTTCTCAAAGACAGTCTAGGTGGGAGTTCCTTTAGTACAATGTTTTTATGATTGACCATGTCTTTCATGTACGTTTGAACCGTCAAAGGTTTTTGCAACACTTCCCTTACGGCATAACCCCAAAAACCATCTCGATTCCACCACCTCATTAAATCGTCTTCATActgaaatagaaatattttctttcatgaAATATAGAAGAGAAACATGAGTTCGtaagttttgttaatttaatctatataatgatctttttaatacataaatataatttatgtactttaaatataaatatcgttAATGCTTTTATGgtcaaaaattcaaaaaatgtcTAGTAACGTCTTCTAAGGTGTTACAGAaagacagaaaaaaacagtttGGCCGCTCGTGACATTAATTCAAGTTCGATATACGAGGctgaatgttatattaatattcgaAGGAatgtaaacatacaatttcaTTCAGCTTTGTTGCGAGTTGGTACAAGAACCGCActagtattgtattttcatATGACATAATTGGCATTAGGTCCGGATCGCCCGTATACTGTACGCCAGTTGATTTATTTCTCAGCTGAAACACACAAATCGGTTACTTTACATAAATCCCTTATAACGACTCTggctaattaaaaacaaaagtaatttaaattacaccGAAAAACATGTTTACACTAAGTACTTATATTACTGGTCCGGTATAATTTAGTTTCCGAAAAATTTGTGAACATACATACACTCACGATATTTAACATACTTgattggaatatttttttagatcaCCTAAATTACCTGTCTAACAATATCGTACATAGAGGTTAAACTATTTACTAACATcggttaaaaataactatgttCAAGAACAACCAATGCAACATATATTCAATGCGACAAcatatttaactatttataagtaaatattttttcttatatgacttatatatattaatacatagtcttatacaaacaaatataacaagTATTACACGCGTACCCTGAGATCGATACCCAAGTTAACAACACTATATATATGCAATTGAATATTCTTTCATTTTGGAAGAcagcttaaaaaaaattatgaatttgatATTgagtttttaacttaaaacgATGCAAATAGATTTAGTTTTAAGGATAGTTTTGGCagctatatttaaatgtatgtattatatagaaataaaacttacTTTTTGTGCAATAGAAAACGAGAAGTTATTTGAATTAGCGAAGGACGATTGCTCCATTGAACTGTCGATCGTGTCCACCTCTATTGGCAGTGATTCATTCAGCTggaatttaaacatatatttttatggcgCTAAAAGCTTCGTGTTGGTCACAGATTTCAGTAAtttcttgataattttttatattttaaaccgagAAATGGAACATACAAATCTTAGGCGAAAAACAACAGAGGGTTGAACTATGTATCTACAGTGGTATACTTAATCAGCTGAACTGGTTTAGATAGATTTGAgctatactatataaaactcctaatataataagcataatttgatacaaaattatgtgtataatttttgtaacaatATAAGATTTATCATTGCTAAAAATAAACCATGAGTAAGAAGATCCTCCtcctttacatttatattttcggAATAAGccacatacaaaattatataaaaaatatgaataatataaaaaaaataaaactcacAACAAGTATATTTGTGAAATAGTTGATGCAATGGTTTAAATATGCGGGAACTTTTTCTGATTCCTCTAACAGAATTTTATCCTCATTATCATAACTTATCATAAACCACTGCTTCACACCAGCCCAGACGCctgcaatatatattatattaaatcataaGTTCATATGTAggtaattttgttataaatttgttttaagtattttgaCTTGAGTAATACAcctaatataactaaaaactgctttaaaatTCGTGACTACAGACAgaaatttaatgatattaaaaatatatatatatataataaaggcGATACAGTGTCCTCTTCCATTTTACTTTCTAAGATCTTGGATTAATTGTTACCCAAAGGTATGATCTTACTAACCTTGGTTATTCTGCTTAAATTTACTTCTATATTCCTCCACCAATTTCTCTGATTGAGCCTTCGCTGAGATAACTTTCTTAACAAATTGTACGTAAAGTGGTTTTTTATCCTCCGTCCAAATCGGGTTGTACTCTAACGTCGATGTCGTGTCGAACTCTGATATCGCTTGTTTCGCAACCGACACCCATTTATGAAGCGATATACCGTTGTACATGTAactgcaaaaaaaaatgtaattcatAAACCACAATATTTCGtgataaatttcttttaaagagcacttttcttaaaataaaatcaatagcgctacaacctttataggtctgggcctcagatttctgtatttgtttcatgatcatttgtaaatcgaataggcaagtaggtgatcagccttctgtgcctgacacacgccgttgactttttgggtctaaggcaagccggtttcctcacgatgttttccttcatcgttcgagctaatgttaaatgcggacaTAGAAGAAAATCCAtgggtgcacagccgggatcgaacctacgacctcagggatgagagtcgcacgctggagccactaggccagcacTGCTCCTCAGTGCTCTTTACTCTGGTCTAAAACGATGAATGATGCTGCTCTAAACATCACCATATCCTATTGATGGAGTTACAATCCGAGTTGAAGATGTAGCCATCAATAAGAATTTACATAGCATTTATTCGCATTTTATGAGTTAATACGTgtataacactgaaaatgtttagaactgtcCAGTTAGAAaaattgctaatgaaaacttttttaaatttcaattttagaactctttggtaacctaatgttaTATtggtatattgcattcatttgtcattagtttttgtgaattggtggcaaatctaaaactcttgttacacgttaaaatgaacctaacgcgagtaAATTTTTGGTCAATGATTTagtatgactttcgttgtgggcttactcaacaacaaagctatcataggctgcgattagcatttcttaatgaagccccatcttgTGCCACTGTATACAACGAGTTTAatcgtggacgtagcaatctgaATGATcacgtgagggacgtcctttaacagcgactactgaagataacatcagtactgtgcgacgcatgataggaAAAgttaagagagtgacctatcagcagatacgggcaagcctaggcattgatATGAgtcaagataaaaaaatattacacgaacatttaggcatcaggctttgtaccagatggattccccatatattaaccgacgaccagaaacaccttcgcatagACTgatgaatatttgactatggcaggtgtcgagataatgagttatccgccatacagtcctgacctagcgccctgcgactttcatttatacccaagaactGAAGagaaaattcgaggtattcgctttacgagccctgaaaatgcggtgaaagcgtacgaaagtGCTATAGACGAGACGAAGGAAGAATGGGcgcactgcttttctcagtgattataataaaacgatTGTACAAGGCAATTAATGGTATTATTCAAAACGAATGACCAAGACTACAACTTTAACCTTTCTGTAGAAACACTTTCgtgaaaataaaatgctatTTTTGTCAAATCACGAAATAAGAACGCAACACGTTTCTATTAGAATTCTAATTACGACTACACACTTCCTTAGTATACGTTTACCTGTGATCTACGTTTGAGTTGTTCAAACTGTTATTGGGAGTATACATTGACCCTGATATACTATCTACGACGGCTTTCTCCAAATTCATCAACACTGGTGTTAAATGGTGCTGTGAAAAGACCTGAAAATCCAAAgagaaattttacatttagtattctaattcttcttattttattaaagtctagttctaaaaaaaaattaatttaaacaaaaaaattgacttCGAAccctaatattaaaaaaatggttcaAATGAATCAACAggtattacatattattattatttttttattacctttattgtcttaacaaaacatatgggtaattaaaatataggaaGGTAATGGGTGGGTCATCGCAAAAATGAGATCTCttcgaaaaaaaatgctaTCGAGAAGTGCAagtgtttgttaaataaaataaacaaagaagaGAATTgcacaattattaatacattgtGTTAATAAACTAAGCATTTAGTATTTTGTGGGGTCTATTATATAACTACCAGCTTCGTTTCAAATGTGTGCAGTACTTTCCATTAAATGTGTCTATAATAGATATAAAGAACAATTTTTACTTGAGTTGCCAgtgtattaataacaattttaccTTTCCTAATCTGAACAGCATCACCGCATTTTTATAAGTAGTCAAATCCAGTCTCATGAATCTCGGTAACATAAGTTGCAGTATACAAATGTATGAAGGAAAGTTCTCAGcaacaaattgtatgtaagttGGATCAAAACCTGCAGTTGAGCCTTCATCTTGATTACGATTCATATGAGAAAATCTGAAAAATATGGCCAATTTTTTGTAGAGTTTTAGGGTAAGTTTGACTCCTGTATGTCAAAAGCCAATACGTTTTTGCCGGACAGGCTTCGTACTTAGCGTTAATTCTTGACTCTGAAACTTACTCTTACAGTATTAACACGCGACCTCCGACCCTGGGATCTTGAGTACGAAATCCGGTGGTAGACCACAACTGTGGTATTcactattttattactatattttagaaaagtattttatattcgtAAACTGTAATGGCGTCACTGTCTCACTATTTACATACTGAAGTATATGGAgactaataataatccagtggcttTCACgctctttttatatttttctagacAAGAAATCTTCTGTCTGGCACATGTAAACTTTAGGATTTCATGTTAATCTTTGGGTGGGATATGCCGACTTCCTCACGATTTCTCCATCACCGTAAGAGCAAGTCTTAATAGCAAAAATGGTTCACAACCGTGTTGGAACGTACTACTTCAGGTTTAGGACGCACGCTTACGCAACTAGTCTAAAACTTCTctaaagcaaaaaaaataaaaaccttacCTATCTTGTGAAACAGTATTCGTGTATCTCCAAGGTTGAATCAGGCTTAGCCAAAGTTCCATAACAAGCCTAAAAGAAGCGTCTAAAGGCCACGTCGACACCAAGTGCTTCACATATTGGTATGCCCGAGAGCACATTATTTGTTTAGCGTATTTACGTAACGCTGAAGATCGTATAGCAGGGTCAGAGTTATACTTTGatgaatatgaatatatttgttttatgacaACACGCACTAATCGGACTCTCTCTGGACTAGAGAATGTTCCTGTATAATTTCTTTGGTACATctgaaagaattttttttatccattataatattttcaaatacatGAGAAAAATGGATACAGTTACAGTATATtaagtaagtatatataatattaagttttaatttttatttatgtgtacacaactttctctttaaatatttaatttatatacatatattgattGTTCTTCTATTGAaaagtatacaaaattaaaaatatttctcacTTCAATATTTCTCATGTCAAAGTGTTCAACACTCATccaaatatcaataaaaacttGCAACACAGTTTCAGATCTCCATATTTCATTTCTCGACTGATTCTGAGGAGGTGGGTGCTGATTGCTGATACCAGATAGGTCAGGTACCAGAAGCAATGAAGGTGAGCCTAGAGGTCTGAAATAGataaaactctttataacCAAAgcttaataagtttattaaaatcagcTTAATACAAATTTCTGCATATCATATCCACAATATATCAGTTCCTAATTGATAAATCTAGTGTGATTGTCTCATTACAAACTATGTTATTAATTCTCAATATTTTAACATGATTATTGAATTACCTATTAACAGATTGGAGTGGTGCAACTAATGGTACCTTTCCATTATAATGTGGAATCTGGGGTAAAATACATGTATTAGGGTCAGATGGTAAGAAATGTGTCAGATAATCACAAGCCAATGCAAAATATGCACTGTTCCAAATCTCCCACGTACCACTGTTTTGGTTATTACTCGTTAAATGGAGAGCAAACTTGAATATGTAATAGTCAAAAGGATCTGGATTACATTGCTAAGGAATATATCATGTTTTATGTTGTCaaagattaacaaattatgtaTGAAATACTGTAACCCTCAACTGAAGAATAAAGCAGACATCGTTCTGGGTCTGTttaaacattctttgttttgttaatgccttttttaatttggtcctaactttaagaaaaaaaaatattttactggaAAATAAACCCTATCTATCTATCCTGGGATCCCTAGGTATTAAAGGGTATTACTAGGTAAAAAATTAGTACTGCTATAGGTAAGTAGCAGACTTGAGACATCACACAAAGCTGAGCtctaaattattactttgaatGTTAAGGTAAATATATCTAACATGAGCTATAGAGCACCATGTCCATTGTCTAGCAAAATAATTCATTCTTTGTCTGAGCTGTAAAGTAACTACAAAAGTGGTGGTGGTGTCATGTTATCATACAATTTCatgaaaacatttaattatcttaaaaagGATACTCAGTGCCAAAGAAACTATGTTCAGGGAGTTGGCGTCTAAGGTCACCATATCAGAGTAAAATTGTGGACACCTTCCACCTCTTTCTAACATCATTTGTAGATCTAACTGAAAGGTTAACATGAgcatgataaattaaaaatagaaacatgcacaatattatattgtaaaaaacagACAGTTTAAATTACTACTTCAAAGTATAACACAACTTACTggtaaattatttagtaaaagGTTGTATTTTAACTGTGGATCTGATAAAAGCTTATAACACATTCTGAAAAGTGGTCCCTGGGGTTCTAGGAAATTTATTAATGCTTCAAATTCAAATCTATTTTGTTCATAAGTTAAATGTCTTAGCCCCCATCCATTGTTAGCAGgggaagaaaaaatattactaattagCTGTGGGAATAAGGCTTGATAATCTTTAGTGGGTCCAGACTGATCTAATATTCTTGTCAATTCCATTGTTCTCTCTAATAAGGGTAAATTTAATGCTGCATAAAACTGACTCTGAAaacaagttttgttttttaatttaagtcatTGCTGTAGATTATTTTCACGTATTATATTGTTGATAATACATACCATTATAtcattttccattttatatttaatttaaatcagtCTGACTATCTggaaattcttaatttttatattgttagaaATACAACTCTtctgttatatattaaatagatatGGAATTGGAGTAAACGAAACTTTAAACTTCCatcaaagtttttaataatttttttaataatttagtttttacaaaCAATCAAGTAGAATTTCACTTAAGCTGACAATTTTTCAATAGTCTACAATCTACATCTTATACACGCCTTACgcagaatataaattatagagtGCAGTCTTTGTAAAAGTTTGACGTTTGCTACCGACAACCCTTATATAGGCATCCTTGTTTTAATCATTGAgttcttgtccgaccgctcaatgcgctatcgcgtagaaggaacgttatcgtctcctcgccccatcatggccggagtccctcagggctcggtcctctcgccccttctgttcacgctgtctaccggcgacatccctgTTCacccaatgtggagctagccctctatgccgatgacaccgctctctataccagTCACaaaaagatagaggtgtcattgtggacagactccagaccgctaccacgtcgttaggcgaatggtttcggaaatggggcttccaaataaatcccgagaaaagtgtagcagttctctttgccaggggcaaccccggcGCTAACGCTAGGGAAAAATTTCAAAACCTCAAGgcagaggtaaccctatacgggcaagccatcccatggcaaaagtccgtcaaatatctaggagtcacgctcgatagcggcatgtctttccgtaagcacatagccgccgttcgcaagaaggcctattttgtcctctctcgcctccatttcctcctaaataaaaggagtcacatgtctctcagacacaaggtgaccTTGTgcaaggcctgcatccgaccgtgcatgacatacgctagcgtaatgtttgcgcattgtgccccctcccatattcaccggctacaggtgctccAGTCGCGATTCaagagaatcgcgaccggtgcgcccttctatgtgagaaacgtcgatctccaccacgatctagagctccctaccatagcccaatggatgaagttggcgtccgcacgccactttgacaaggctaaacaccatcccaatccgctggtgcgtaatagcatcaactattaccccttcccgataaaaagggctcgtaggaggccccgacacatacgaTCCAATTATTGcagcaaacgataaattaaaagccgcgcgcgcggccaataataataaaaatacacagattagggtaaaaaaccgccttcaccagggaaggacctttacttcgtacttcgctcactccagtgagcttccgtcctgcccttcaggcgattgagcaccccgcgacggcccgaTTCTgaccgagctacgctcgccaaaacagcccgagctgagctgtaaaggcccttaaggccaacagcgagattccattcaaaaATCATTGAGTTTTTCGAGTTTCCAGTGTCTGTTGGCCTTTTGTTGTAACTATGCGAAACTAgctttttttgtacataagtTTTATCAAAACACAGCCTTAGAGTTTAAATATACGAAACATTTTGTACATAAGACTCGATGAAAGTacactataaattattttaaacagaaaTTTGCGTTATTATGTAggtcttattttaataaaaatgtttaaatatatataaagttaagtaaacaattaataataatctcgaaattattaaaaattacttcgCAATAGGTCCGTTGTGCCTAAAGTCCTGtctaactaagccagccttACTACTTCCAAAAGCACAAAAGGCTCCTGGGCATTTCGCAGGCTTCACGTAGCGatctcactgttccgaggatttccGTACTTTGTTTAGGCACAGCCTCTCATTCCAGCCTCCAGAACTTCGTGGGTGACTGGGTTCTCTATGCTgcaacagcctctgcacatggGGCTGTCTGTCGCTCCTAGTACAAAAAGattattaaggagacaatggcccgtaatGGTCCCTATCATTCTTTTGAGATTAGTTCTATTTACATTTAGAAGTCGCTTTGTCAATTGTGGGTTAACTGCAGGCAGAGCCATTTTTGATGTTGGAGTTCTACAGATCTTTGGCGAATTCAGGTTCGCACTtgcgagaagggcaagggaAGGAGCGGATATGGGCCAGAAACTCTCGTTCCGGAGCCTCTCCTCGCAAGTTCGTCGGCAGCATCACAGTAGTGTAACTCTGTTTCTCAGGgctattgcctccagtgcatTGAGACATTTCAGTATCAGTGTGCTGTTTGTCTGTTTACTTACTATGCCATCAGCACATACGCACTGTCGGATACGAATTTAAtccaaaagttattaattcctAACCACTTCACGGCTCAggctgcttcggttagagcAATACATTCACTTTGCAGGAGAAAATATGCCAGCGCCCTTTTTTTGAGCCATCGGTATATACCTAGTTCATTCAGGGTCGATTTATCACGTTCCTTTTCTCTCATTTGTACGTGGTATTTCCTGTTGAGTATGTGTTGATAAACGATTCTATCACATGGTGCGGCTATTAGACGTTGGTACTCTATCGCCCTGTTCAGAATCGTTGTGTAGGTGCTGTAGTGATTTTTACCCCTATAGATCCAGTACCATAAGCTTGATGGCAGCTAGTGCtgcctcctgctgtatgtgtaGATCTAGGTGTTCAACGTGCAGGGCTATCTCCATTGCTGCAGTTGGCGTTGTTTCCATACAACcgctaaatattaataagcatATTGGCCCATAATAATTACGTGGAAGGTTAAAAGTTGAAACtaatcgtaaaaaaaataagaaaataatatacctcACGACTACGAGAAAAGATTATTTAGATTTCAACTCTCATGACGTTTCTTTTTCGGCCAAAAGAATTGTATCCAGGgcagataaaaaaaatcaaaaaccaaatatacaaattataaagcaTAACCTATAaacattgttaaatttaaatttaacttatataGAATTAGTAAGTCTTCTTGATTTcacattaatttatgttagaatataaataagtatttttaacagttggtgttatttaccaaaaacctgttaaatattactagtctatttacaattaaaaatatatttttcagattaatgacatgataaacaaaatagcaattcttaatttaaacataagaaaatacataaacatatgtGAATTTAGTATGCTTTAGAATTAAATCTCGCTtcatcaattaattaataatagcaTCATGTCATGTGAATGGTTTGAAAGAATTGGACGACCACGATACGTGGTAGCACCTATGGTAGATGCAAGTGAGCTCGCTTGGAGGTTACTAAGTCGACGACATGGTGCCGATTTGTGTTACACGCCGATGTTACATAGTGCTATATTTGTAAAAGATGCCAAATATCGCAAGGAAAATTTCACTACATGTCCTGAAGATCGCCCTTTAATTGTTCAGGTAGCTCAGGAGctaaagatattatttaatacattacattttattaatgactCATACTTATTCCCCTTCATTACAGTTTTGTGGAAACAATCCTGAAACATTGGCTGCTGCTGCTAAAATAGTAGAAAAGGATTGTGATGCTATTGACATTAACCTTGGTTGCCCGCAGTCCATAGCCAAACGTGGAAGATATGGAGCATTTCTTCAAGAAGACTGGGATTTGTTAAGAGATATTGGTATGCAACTGAAAATTATTCCATTTATCTTTTGACCATAATTTTTATCTATGCTGATAACcttttattactaacatttCTTCATGTTATAGTTTCTACAATGTCTAAGGCAGTATCAGTACCAATAACATGT
This portion of the Pieris brassicae chromosome 6, ilPieBrab1.1, whole genome shotgun sequence genome encodes:
- the LOC123711185 gene encoding sphingomyelin phosphodiesterase 4, with product MENDIMSQFYAALNLPLLERTMELTRILDQSGPTKDYQALFPQLISNIFSSPANNGWGLRHLTYEQNRFEFEALINFLEPQGPLFRMCYKLLSDPQLKYNLLLNNLPLDLQMMLERGGRCPQFYSDMVTLDANSLNIVSLALNPFDYYIFKFALHLTSNNQNSGTWEIWNSAYFALACDYLTHFLPSDPNTCILPQIPHYNGKVPLVAPLQSVNRPLGSPSLLLVPDLSGISNQHPPPQNQSRNEIWRSETVLQVFIDIWMSVEHFDMRNIEMYQRNYTGTFSSPERVRLVRVVIKQIYSYSSKYNSDPAIRSSALRKYAKQIMCSRAYQYVKHLVSTWPLDASFRLVMELWLSLIQPWRYTNTVSQDRFSHMNRNQDEGSTAGFDPTYIQFVAENFPSYICILQLMLPRFMRLDLTTYKNAVMLFRLGKVFSQHHLTPVLMNLEKAVVDSISGSMYTPNNSLNNSNVDHSYMYNGISLHKWVSVAKQAISEFDTTSTLEYNPIWTEDKKPLYVQFVKKVISAKAQSEKLVEEYRSKFKQNNQGVWAGVKQWFMISYDNEDKILLEESEKVPAYLNHCINYFTNILVLNESLPIEVDTIDSSMEQSSFANSNNFSFSIAQKLRNKSTGVQYTGDPDLMPIMSYENTILVRFLYQLATKLNEIYEDDLMRWWNRDGFWGYAVREVLQKPLTVQTYMKDMVNHKNIVLKELPPRLSLRRFASNFVIVWFTIGYFAFRFLSYSGLFYVFFLIMMFCFIVLTKASLKMFKILKS